Proteins encoded by one window of Candidatus Neptunochlamydia vexilliferae:
- a CDS encoding protein arginine kinase, which produces MTPFLKLKENSVWEKSDTPIWMASSFFLQRNVASHPFPPKMTETDSEQTLGVLKKTLLNASALQQPTFFEFEKIKGAEKEFLLEHFLATSTSQNPSCKAGLVIDESGTFLATINGEDHLVLHAIEAHSGWKEAWKKLTAIEEELAQNHTFAYSHKFGYLTSELSNAGTALTVQAFLHLPCLIQLDQIDEVLAKELDDEVQASGLAGTSEFVGDIVIIQNCFTLGLTEDHILEEIHKTATKLVSYEKNLRTCLTETPDALIVDKISRAVGLLTHSYQIETKEALDALSFVKLGIDLGWIEGLTDQDLNRIFFEVRRGHLMLTAEEEIPKKKLAQKRAEFLQLALKGITLKR; this is translated from the coding sequence ATGACACCTTTTTTAAAGCTTAAGGAAAATAGCGTTTGGGAAAAAAGTGATACCCCCATCTGGATGGCATCGAGCTTTTTTCTTCAGCGGAACGTGGCCTCTCATCCCTTTCCTCCAAAGATGACCGAGACCGACTCGGAGCAAACCCTGGGGGTTTTGAAGAAAACCCTTTTAAATGCGTCGGCTTTACAACAGCCTACCTTCTTCGAGTTTGAAAAAATAAAGGGAGCGGAAAAGGAGTTTTTACTCGAACACTTTTTGGCAACTTCAACCTCCCAAAACCCCTCCTGTAAAGCAGGCCTTGTCATTGATGAAAGTGGTACCTTCCTCGCCACCATTAACGGGGAGGATCACTTGGTTTTACATGCAATCGAAGCCCACTCGGGATGGAAAGAAGCGTGGAAAAAACTAACTGCGATCGAAGAGGAACTGGCTCAAAACCATACTTTTGCCTACTCCCACAAATTTGGCTACCTCACCTCGGAGCTTTCCAATGCGGGAACGGCATTGACCGTCCAGGCATTTCTTCATCTACCTTGCCTGATCCAGCTCGATCAGATCGATGAGGTCCTCGCCAAAGAGCTCGACGATGAGGTGCAAGCAAGTGGCCTCGCGGGAACCAGTGAGTTTGTTGGCGATATCGTGATCATTCAAAACTGCTTTACATTGGGACTCACCGAAGATCACATCTTAGAGGAGATCCATAAAACCGCGACCAAACTGGTCTCTTATGAAAAAAATCTTCGCACCTGCCTAACTGAAACCCCTGACGCCCTGATCGTCGACAAGATCAGTCGGGCGGTTGGGCTCTTAACCCACTCCTACCAGATCGAAACCAAGGAGGCCCTCGATGCCCTAAGCTTTGTAAAGCTAGGGATTGACCTCGGTTGGATCGAGGGGTTGACCGACCAAGACCTCAATAGAATCTTTTTTGAAGTGCGCCGCGGCCACCTCATGTTGACCGCTGAAGAGGAGATTCCCAAAAAAAAGCTCGCCCAAAAACGGGCAGAATTCTTACAATTAGCCCTAAAAGGCATAACACTAAAACGATGA
- the rpsB gene encoding 30S ribosomal protein S2: protein MAKDQTYQTTVSIKDLLEAGAHFGHQKQRWNPKMKRYIFEERSGIYIIDLAKTMQQIRVAIEAIVSTVEKHKSILFVGTKKQAKDVIKECAERCGEFYVCERWLGGMLTNLSTIRQSVKTLERIEKQIASEGDKFTKKELSLLAKEQEKLNRNLSGIRAMRKPPGLLVVVDPSKEHIAVAEANKLGIPVMALVDTNCDPDPIDHVIACNDDALKSIKLIVQALSDVVIDKKGELNIALEKEENEKKEAEAKKEPAEAQEEESAEGEEEKK from the coding sequence TTGGCAAAAGACCAAACATACCAAACAACTGTATCCATTAAGGATCTTCTAGAAGCTGGGGCTCATTTCGGCCACCAGAAGCAGCGATGGAACCCCAAGATGAAGCGCTACATCTTTGAAGAGCGCAGTGGGATCTACATCATCGACCTCGCAAAGACGATGCAACAGATCCGTGTCGCCATTGAGGCGATCGTTTCGACTGTTGAAAAACATAAAAGCATTCTCTTTGTGGGAACCAAAAAACAAGCAAAAGATGTCATCAAAGAGTGTGCCGAAAGGTGTGGCGAATTTTACGTTTGTGAGAGATGGCTGGGTGGAATGCTCACCAACCTTTCAACCATTCGCCAGTCGGTCAAGACCCTCGAACGGATTGAAAAGCAAATCGCGTCAGAAGGAGATAAGTTCACGAAGAAAGAGCTCAGCCTCCTAGCCAAAGAACAGGAAAAACTCAATCGAAACCTTTCAGGAATCCGCGCGATGCGAAAGCCCCCTGGACTTCTCGTTGTTGTTGATCCAAGCAAGGAACACATTGCTGTTGCCGAGGCGAACAAGCTTGGCATCCCTGTGATGGCTCTTGTCGACACTAACTGTGATCCCGACCCCATCGACCATGTCATAGCGTGTAACGATGATGCCCTCAAAAGCATTAAACTGATTGTTCAAGCCCTTTCCGATGTTGTGATCGACAAGAAAGGAGAGCTGAACATCGCTCTTGAGAAGGAAGAAAACGAGAAAAAAGAAGCTGAAGCAAAAAAAGAACCTGCCGAAGCCCAAGAAGAAGAATCAGCTGAAGGGGAGGAGGAAAAAAAATGA
- a CDS encoding UvrB/UvrC motif-containing protein: protein MTERPLECSQCKRNADVVYSEIVGEIVNTTAMCQDCPILKQKLQGKTTSDTSPKKEEGLCCNECKTSLEAVLMGEPLGCKGCYAAFEDILTDQLVEAQCVSPRLKPNPSSPIPTLHIGKSPNIDETSQHLNRICDLNEALSQALKGENYEEAAWLRDQINTLRGC, encoded by the coding sequence ATGACCGAAAGACCCCTTGAATGTAGCCAATGTAAAAGAAACGCCGATGTCGTCTATAGCGAGATCGTCGGTGAAATTGTTAACACAACGGCGATGTGTCAGGACTGTCCCATTTTAAAGCAGAAGCTTCAGGGAAAAACGACCTCCGACACCTCCCCCAAAAAAGAGGAGGGGCTCTGTTGCAATGAGTGTAAAACCTCCCTTGAGGCGGTGCTGATGGGAGAGCCCTTGGGATGCAAAGGGTGTTATGCCGCTTTCGAGGATATTTTGACCGACCAGCTTGTTGAGGCGCAGTGCGTTTCCCCTCGCTTAAAACCGAATCCTTCGAGCCCGATACCCACCCTCCACATTGGAAAGTCGCCTAACATCGATGAAACTTCCCAGCACTTAAACCGGATCTGCGATCTGAATGAAGCGCTTAGCCAGGCGCTCAAAGGGGAAAACTATGAAGAGGCGGCATGGCTCCGCGACCAGATCAATACCTTAAGGGGGTGTTGA
- a CDS encoding type II toxin-antitoxin system YafQ family toxin encodes MKKTKTTNQFNKDLKKMKKRGKDLRKVRHIISLLTHAERLPAKCRDHKLTGNFRDHWECHIEPDWLLIYRKSQDEVVLVETGTHSDLFKKTIHQR; translated from the coding sequence ATGAAGAAGACTAAGACAACAAACCAGTTTAACAAAGATCTCAAGAAAATGAAGAAGAGAGGGAAAGATCTTCGAAAAGTTAGACATATTATTAGTCTCCTGACCCATGCTGAAAGGTTGCCGGCCAAATGTCGCGACCATAAATTAACTGGAAATTTTCGGGATCATTGGGAATGCCATATTGAACCAGATTGGCTGCTTATTTATAGGAAATCTCAGGATGAGGTTGTTCTTGTTGAGACAGGAACACACTCAGACTTGTTTAAAAAAACAATTCATCAACGCTGA
- the frr gene encoding ribosome recycling factor, with the protein MTINECKQNMQKALDHYQEELKGMRTGRPSPSMLDNVSLEVYGTEMRMREVATVAVADGNQLVVTPFDPSTANSIAKGIEKANLNLLPAVDGHIVRVPIPPMTEERRKEIAKEAREKGEKTKVTIRDVRRKSNDEVKKQKADGEVTEDEQKKNEKQIQDLTDQFCKKVDELFTAKEKDIMAV; encoded by the coding sequence ATGACGATTAATGAATGTAAGCAAAATATGCAAAAAGCGCTCGACCATTACCAGGAAGAGCTTAAAGGGATGCGAACAGGTCGGCCGAGCCCCTCGATGCTCGATAACGTTTCCCTTGAAGTCTATGGGACAGAGATGCGGATGCGCGAAGTGGCAACCGTTGCCGTTGCAGATGGGAATCAGCTTGTCGTGACCCCCTTTGATCCCAGCACCGCCAATTCGATCGCCAAAGGGATCGAAAAGGCCAATCTCAACCTCCTCCCCGCTGTCGATGGCCACATCGTCCGGGTTCCGATCCCTCCGATGACCGAAGAGCGCAGGAAGGAGATCGCCAAAGAGGCCCGTGAGAAAGGGGAGAAGACCAAGGTGACCATCCGCGATGTTCGCCGCAAGTCGAATGATGAGGTCAAAAAGCAGAAGGCCGACGGGGAGGTCACCGAAGATGAGCAGAAAAAAAATGAGAAGCAGATCCAGGATCTGACTGACCAGTTCTGCAAGAAAGTGGATGAGCTCTTTACCGCCAAAGAGAAGGACATCATGGCGGTCTGA
- the pyrH gene encoding UMP kinase, which produces MTYKRVLLKLSGESLKGEKPGVIDHVACDQIANSICGIYELGVEIGIVIGGGNIFRGNMAEQFGFARTPADHVGMLATTINGLILGQVLSTKGCKTRVMSALNFDGIVEPYNWSHALHSLDKGHIVIFVGGTGNPYFTTDTTAAMRASEIEAEVLLKATKVDGIYDSDPKKNPNAVKSDYLTYSDVLTKNLHVMDGTAIALCRESDIPIHVFNLFEEGALFKAVTEKKGGTLVTKG; this is translated from the coding sequence GTGACCTACAAACGTGTTCTCTTAAAACTCTCGGGCGAATCCCTTAAGGGGGAAAAGCCCGGGGTGATTGACCATGTCGCCTGTGACCAAATCGCAAATAGCATCTGTGGTATTTACGAGCTTGGTGTTGAGATAGGAATCGTCATTGGAGGAGGGAACATCTTTCGGGGCAATATGGCTGAGCAATTTGGCTTTGCCCGGACACCCGCTGACCATGTTGGAATGCTCGCTACCACCATCAACGGCCTCATCTTAGGACAGGTCCTTTCCACCAAAGGGTGTAAGACTCGCGTGATGAGCGCGCTGAACTTCGATGGCATCGTTGAGCCTTATAATTGGAGCCATGCCCTGCATTCTCTCGACAAAGGACACATCGTTATCTTTGTTGGAGGGACTGGGAACCCTTACTTCACCACCGATACGACTGCCGCCATGCGTGCCAGCGAAATCGAAGCCGAGGTTCTCCTCAAGGCGACCAAAGTGGATGGGATCTACGATAGCGATCCCAAGAAGAACCCAAACGCCGTAAAAAGCGACTACCTCACCTATTCCGACGTCCTTACCAAAAACCTCCATGTTATGGATGGGACGGCCATTGCGCTTTGTCGCGAGAGCGATATCCCGATCCATGTCTTCAACCTCTTCGAAGAGGGGGCCCTCTTTAAAGCGGTCACCGAAAAGAAGGGTGGAACACTCGTTACCAAAGGTTAA
- the tsf gene encoding translation elongation factor Ts, producing the protein MTISAQMVMDLRKRTGVGMSKCKDALTEAGGDMEEAISILRKKGMASAVKKGGRETNEGVVGVAENSEVAYLVEVNVETDFVLQNDRFKEFLKNICDDALVSKPSSVEDFLQQKYSKNSALTIDEYRAETVHSLGENIQIKRLLDFKKSGDESLGIYSHMGGKIVCAVRIAGAGDQEALARDVAMHVAAEAPDYLKPEEIPADVLAKEEEIARSQIQGKPPEIMDKIVQGKLNAYKEQVCLLNQKFVKDSSSTVANYVVAEGKKAGKTLEVVEFVRWQIGE; encoded by the coding sequence ATGACAATTTCAGCCCAAATGGTCATGGACCTAAGAAAGCGCACCGGCGTTGGAATGAGCAAATGTAAAGATGCTCTGACCGAGGCAGGTGGAGACATGGAAGAAGCGATCAGCATCCTTCGGAAAAAAGGGATGGCCTCTGCTGTCAAAAAGGGAGGGCGTGAGACCAATGAAGGGGTTGTTGGCGTTGCAGAAAACAGTGAAGTCGCCTACCTCGTTGAGGTTAACGTTGAGACCGATTTTGTTCTTCAAAACGACCGCTTTAAAGAGTTTCTCAAAAACATTTGTGATGACGCCTTAGTCTCTAAGCCTTCTTCTGTTGAAGACTTTTTACAGCAAAAGTATAGCAAGAACTCAGCCCTTACCATTGATGAGTACCGGGCCGAAACGGTTCATAGCCTAGGAGAGAACATCCAGATCAAGCGGCTTCTCGACTTTAAGAAAAGTGGCGATGAATCTTTAGGGATTTACTCTCACATGGGAGGGAAGATCGTCTGCGCCGTGCGTATTGCAGGAGCAGGAGATCAAGAAGCTTTAGCGCGCGATGTTGCGATGCATGTTGCTGCCGAGGCACCTGATTACCTCAAACCCGAAGAGATCCCTGCGGATGTCCTTGCTAAAGAAGAGGAGATTGCTCGGAGCCAGATCCAAGGGAAGCCCCCTGAGATCATGGATAAGATCGTTCAAGGAAAGCTCAATGCTTACAAAGAACAGGTCTGCCTTCTCAACCAAAAATTTGTAAAGGACTCCTCAAGCACCGTAGCTAACTACGTTGTTGCCGAAGGAAAAAAAGCTGGCAAGACACTCGAAGTTGTCGAGTTTGTCCGCTGGCAAATAGGTGAGTAA
- a CDS encoding sodium-dependent bicarbonate transport family permease has protein sequence MVFEVLSSAPILFFLLGVISRVIKSDLEIPHPLPKFFSLYVLAAIGVQGGVHLAHSDLDYHYATIFIVAILGAFTIACIAYYLFKRLTTDVNAVALAASYGSISAVTFITGSALLNRLNISYGPYMIATMALMESPAILMAMFFHTKNKSTNSGSIFQILKHSITNNSIVVLLGSFLIGTLLSEEGWSKISIFYEGLFHGMLTLFLLDLGLAVAKRFEDLKKTPFSLFFSALALQIAMAFVAFFIGKFFHFAPGDTFLLMLLFGSASYIAAPAAMRTAVPQASPSLYLSLAMGITFPFNILVGIPFYLWIIQQYGG, from the coding sequence ATGGTTTTTGAAGTGCTCTCATCAGCCCCCATCCTATTTTTTTTACTAGGTGTTATTTCCCGGGTCATTAAATCAGACCTAGAGATCCCCCACCCCCTACCAAAGTTCTTTTCACTCTACGTCCTAGCAGCGATTGGTGTGCAGGGAGGCGTTCACCTCGCACATTCTGATTTAGACTATCATTATGCAACCATTTTCATTGTCGCCATTCTAGGTGCATTTACCATTGCGTGTATTGCATACTACCTCTTCAAAAGGCTGACAACAGATGTGAATGCGGTTGCCCTTGCGGCTTCCTATGGCTCGATTAGTGCTGTCACTTTTATTACAGGCTCCGCGCTCCTCAATCGACTCAATATCTCCTATGGGCCCTATATGATCGCCACGATGGCTCTCATGGAATCTCCTGCGATATTGATGGCGATGTTTTTTCATACGAAAAACAAAAGCACTAACTCTGGCTCGATATTTCAGATCCTAAAACACTCTATCACAAATAATTCGATCGTCGTCCTTTTGGGAAGCTTCTTGATTGGAACACTGCTATCAGAAGAAGGATGGAGCAAAATCTCCATATTCTATGAAGGGCTCTTCCATGGGATGCTCACCCTTTTTCTTCTCGACTTAGGACTGGCTGTTGCAAAAAGATTTGAGGACTTGAAAAAAACGCCCTTTAGCCTCTTTTTCTCAGCATTAGCTCTACAAATTGCGATGGCATTTGTCGCATTTTTCATTGGAAAATTTTTCCATTTTGCCCCTGGAGATACGTTCCTCCTCATGCTTCTTTTCGGTAGCGCTTCATACATTGCCGCTCCAGCAGCCATGCGAACGGCCGTTCCGCAAGCTAGCCCTAGCCTTTACCTCTCCCTTGCAATGGGAATCACCTTCCCCTTTAATATATTGGTAGGAATACCATTTTATCTGTGGATCATTCAACAATATGGAGGATAA
- a CDS encoding bifunctional cytidylyltransferase/SDR family oxidoreductase: protein MIKAILLMSGTGERFGSAIPKQFLNLSGKKIYLHTLEAFLPFTEFQEIILVCRKEHLEEVRKEVTDPRVRVIEGGHTRQDSSYRGLIACGTETTHVVIHDAVRPFISHQIIQDNLDALKKHDAVDTCIPSADTIVHAKSFDTITDIPPRAEYLRGQTPQSFSYPLILEAHEKAPDQNASDDCRLVLNLSLPVHIVPGAESNIKITGELDLFLAEQLMRQKSSFPGKEAISLKGKTFAITGGTGGIGSALATLLKKEGATPLILSKSSPDYPVDLTNFEATQKLFQSLGPLDGLINCVGHLSIKPFHALSSQEIDHLIATNLHTLLYSCHAAQIKPSGHIINLSSSSFSRGRKSYTLYSSAKAAIVNFTQGLAEERPDLHINAIVPQRTATPMRTSNFPSEDPSTLLSPEEVSQEILLLLKQKATGSLFEVRKK, encoded by the coding sequence ATGATCAAGGCCATCCTTCTTATGAGTGGAACCGGGGAGCGCTTCGGAAGTGCCATCCCTAAGCAGTTCCTCAACCTTTCTGGAAAGAAAATCTACCTCCACACTCTGGAGGCTTTCCTCCCCTTCACCGAGTTTCAAGAGATTATTCTCGTCTGCCGCAAAGAGCACCTCGAAGAGGTGCGAAAAGAGGTGACCGATCCTCGCGTCCGGGTCATTGAGGGAGGGCATACCCGACAAGACTCCTCCTACCGCGGTCTCATCGCCTGCGGTACTGAGACCACCCACGTCGTCATCCACGATGCGGTCCGTCCCTTCATCTCCCATCAAATCATCCAAGACAATCTTGACGCCTTGAAAAAGCATGACGCGGTCGACACCTGCATCCCCTCTGCCGATACGATCGTCCATGCCAAAAGTTTTGATACGATTACCGATATTCCCCCACGCGCCGAATACCTCCGCGGCCAAACCCCTCAAAGCTTTTCCTACCCCCTTATCCTTGAGGCCCATGAAAAAGCGCCCGATCAAAATGCTTCTGACGATTGTCGCCTTGTCCTCAACCTAAGCCTTCCCGTCCACATCGTTCCCGGCGCAGAAAGCAACATTAAGATCACAGGAGAGCTCGACCTCTTTTTAGCCGAGCAGCTGATGCGACAAAAAAGCTCCTTCCCCGGAAAAGAAGCCATCTCCCTGAAAGGAAAAACCTTCGCCATTACCGGAGGAACTGGAGGGATCGGCTCTGCCCTTGCTACCCTCCTCAAAAAAGAAGGGGCCACACCCCTGATTCTCTCTAAATCCTCTCCCGACTATCCCGTTGATCTCACCAACTTCGAAGCGACCCAAAAGCTTTTCCAGTCGCTTGGTCCCCTTGACGGGCTGATTAACTGTGTCGGCCACCTCTCCATCAAGCCGTTCCATGCCCTCTCCTCCCAAGAAATCGACCATCTCATCGCCACCAACCTCCATACCCTTCTCTACAGCTGCCACGCTGCCCAAATCAAGCCGAGTGGCCACATCATCAACCTCTCTTCCTCCTCTTTTTCCCGTGGGCGGAAATCCTATACCCTCTACTCCTCTGCCAAAGCGGCTATCGTCAACTTTACCCAGGGGCTTGCCGAAGAACGTCCCGATCTTCACATCAATGCCATCGTCCCCCAGCGAACCGCCACCCCGATGCGCACCTCCAACTTCCCCAGTGAAGATCCTTCAACCCTCCTCTCCCCCGAAGAAGTCTCTCAAGAAATTCTTTTGCTTCTAAAGCAAAAAGCAACCGGCTCTCTTTTTGAAGTGCGCAAAAAATAG